From the candidate division WOR-3 bacterium genome, the window ACCATAGACAATACCGGTAGCAAGAAACCAGAAGCCACCAAAGGGGGAGAGGTTATAAAAGACGGGATAAGCAGGTAGGCTATAAATTAAGCCCAAGAGGGCACCATTAAAGAACCAGCCGATAGCAAGACCACTGGCACCAATCCCAAAACCCATTACCGCTCGGGAGAGAATGACGAAGTAGGTGAAGAATTGGGGAATACCCATCGGGGTTTTAATTAACTTTATAGTCAAGACACCAAAAAGGATGCCTAAGATTGTGCCGAAGGCAACTCTGGTTGCTCTGGGCATTTTAGTCTCCGTAACCCTTTGGATGTTCTCGATACCAGTCCCAGGCGGTTTTAATGATGGTCTCCAAATCGGACATTCGGGTTTGCCAGTTCAATTCTTTTTTAATCTTTTCCGCGGAGGCGATAAGAATTGGGATATCACCAATCCGGCGCGGTGCGATTTCATAAGGGATTTGCCGACCGGTCACTTCTTGGCACTTCTCTAAGACCTCTTTCACGGTAAACCCTTTTTCGCTCCCCAAATTATAAACTTTATTCTCTTTCTCTATCGCCTTCATCGCTAAGATGTGGGCGCGGGCTAAATCATAGACATGGATATAATCCCGGATGCAGGTACCGTCTTTGGTTTCGTAATCGTCACCAAAAATCTTAAACCTTCTCTTTTTCCCCAAAGCGGTCTTTAAGATTAAGGGGATTAAGTGGGTCTCGGGGCGATGGTCTTCACCCAAATCTTGATAGGCACCACCGGCGTTGAAGTATCTTAAAGAGGCATATCTTATACCACACCACCGACTATAACCGGCGAGAATCTCTTCCAAGAGTCTTTTTGATTCACCATAGGGACTGATCGGTTTCATTGGGCAATCTTCGGTTAAGGGAATTTTTTCGGGAATACCGTAGACCGCGGCGGAAGAGGAGAGGATAATCTTTTGACAACCAACGGAAAGCATCGCTTCTAAGAGATTAAAGATAGTTTCGGTATTATTCTTTAAGAATTGGTAGGGTTTCCGGAAGGAGAATTCGTTCTCAATGAAGGAGGCAAAATGGAAGACGATCTCAAACTTATATTTCTGAAAGACCTTTAAGAGTTTCTCTTTATTGAAAAGGTCGCCTTTAATGAAAAGGGCACCTTTCGGGATTGCCTTTCGGTGTCCTCGGATTAAGTTATCATAGACGAAGACTTCGTGATTCTCTTCCAAGAGGAGTTTCGTTACAACCGAACCGATATAGCCCGCACCGCCCGCAATAAAAATTCTCACCCCAGATTATAGAGAAAGAAGGAGTTTTTTCAAGAAGGGGAGGTTTTATACCCAACCCCTTAACTTCATCGCTTCGGCGACCCGGTTCACCGCTACGAGATAGGCGGCGGTTCTCATATCAACCTTTTTCGCTTCGTACATCTTAACTAC encodes:
- the galE gene encoding UDP-glucose 4-epimerase GalE; this encodes MRIFIAGGAGYIGSVVTKLLLEENHEVFVYDNLIRGHRKAIPKGALFIKGDLFNKEKLLKVFQKYKFEIVFHFASFIENEFSFRKPYQFLKNNTETIFNLLEAMLSVGCQKIILSSSAAVYGIPEKIPLTEDCPMKPISPYGESKRLLEEILAGYSRWCGIRYASLRYFNAGGAYQDLGEDHRPETHLIPLILKTALGKKRRFKIFGDDYETKDGTCIRDYIHVYDLARAHILAMKAIEKENKVYNLGSEKGFTVKEVLEKCQEVTGRQIPYEIAPRRIGDIPILIASAEKIKKELNWQTRMSDLETIIKTAWDWYREHPKGYGD